One window from the genome of Vicinamibacteria bacterium encodes:
- the trxA gene encoding thioredoxin, producing the protein MGKYITATEENFKTEVLQSDKPVLVDFWADWCGPCKMIAPAIEELAEEFDGRAKIAKVNVDEHQALAIEYGVRSIPTLLFFRDGKVVEQLVGAAPKGALAEKLNGLVKVAS; encoded by the coding sequence ATGGGCAAATACATCACAGCCACCGAAGAGAACTTCAAGACCGAGGTTCTGCAATCCGACAAACCCGTTCTCGTGGACTTCTGGGCCGATTGGTGCGGTCCGTGCAAGATGATCGCGCCGGCCATCGAGGAGCTTGCGGAGGAGTTCGACGGAAGGGCCAAAATCGCCAAGGTCAACGTCGACGAGCATCAGGCGCTCGCCATCGAGTATGGCGTGCGATCGATCCCGACGCTGCTCTTCTTCCGTGACGGCAAAGTGGTCGAGCAACTCGTAGGCGCCGCCCCCAAAGGGGCACTGGCGGAGAAATTGAACGGCCTGGTAAAGGTCGCATCCTGA
- a CDS encoding TetR/AcrR family transcriptional regulator, whose amino-acid sequence MSRPREFDRDEALERAMEAFWTKGYGGTSVQDLVDSMGIQRGSLYAAFGDKRQLFLEALERYEERFYLKMLAFLKSGNSREGIRRVFEQVLEDCACGSGVKGCLITNTAVALAEEDVDVRERVRRNLARVESAFQQSLLDARRRGQLPARFEPLAIARFLTNGLQGLRVLAKCSVDYDVLKDAVDITLSILEDPAPLRA is encoded by the coding sequence ATGTCGAGACCGCGCGAATTCGACCGGGACGAGGCGCTGGAGCGCGCCATGGAGGCGTTCTGGACCAAAGGCTACGGGGGCACCTCGGTGCAAGACCTGGTCGATTCGATGGGCATCCAGCGAGGAAGTCTCTACGCGGCTTTCGGTGACAAGCGTCAACTGTTCCTGGAGGCGCTGGAACGGTACGAGGAGCGCTTCTATCTCAAGATGCTTGCCTTCCTGAAGTCAGGAAACTCGAGAGAGGGTATCCGACGCGTCTTCGAGCAGGTGCTCGAGGACTGCGCCTGCGGAAGCGGCGTCAAAGGATGCCTGATAACCAATACCGCAGTCGCCCTGGCCGAGGAAGACGTCGACGTTCGCGAAAGGGTCCGGAGGAATCTCGCCCGCGTGGAGAGTGCCTTCCAGCAATCTCTATTGGACGCCAGGCGGCGCGGCCAGCTCCCGGCGAGGTTCGAGCCCCTCGCCATCGCGAGGTTTTTGACCAACGGCCTTCAGGGACTTCGGGTCCTGGCAAAGTGTTCGGTCGACTACGACGTGCTGAAAGACGCCGTCGACATCACGCTTTCGATTTTGGAAGACCCCGCTCCGCTGCGGGCCTAG
- a CDS encoding metalloregulator ArsR/SmtB family transcription factor, with the protein MSTQVFGTHVCRSDIREQVLSIDRARMLAETFKVLGDPTRVRMVHALSLSELCTSDLAEVVSMSESAVSHQLRTLRQLRVVRSRREGKLVFYSLDDDHIRRLFEQGFEHTLEKARAGDS; encoded by the coding sequence ATGTCGACGCAAGTCTTTGGCACGCACGTTTGTCGGTCGGACATTCGAGAGCAGGTTCTCTCGATCGATCGGGCCCGGATGCTTGCCGAGACCTTCAAGGTGCTGGGCGATCCGACGCGGGTACGCATGGTCCATGCGCTGTCCCTGAGCGAGCTGTGCACGTCGGACCTGGCCGAGGTCGTGAGCATGAGCGAATCGGCGGTCTCCCATCAGCTACGAACACTGCGCCAGTTGCGTGTGGTCCGGAGCCGCCGGGAGGGCAAGCTCGTTTTCTACAGTCTGGACGACGACCATATTCGAAGGCTCTTCGAGCAGGGTTTCGAGCACACGCTCGAAAAGGCGCGCGCGGGCGATTCATGA